A genomic stretch from Croceibacterium aestuarii includes:
- a CDS encoding serine/threonine-protein kinase encodes MALLEEVLDLPSEEQKAYIENHTGVTEEIRKFALALLVSENQMRVPINTGGAGEALRDADEEFEPPDLPGYRLVRLLGRGGMGAVFLAERTARDFQQKVAIKVIKPGVLGDTLVDRFRRERQILARLNHPNIAHLHDGGETEDGQPYIVMEYVQGRTLRDWISQDAPSLERKLDLFLQVAHAVEFAHQNLVIHRDLTPGNVLVTDGEQAKLIDFGIARPQSDENEHAKPSRLTGLSLTPGFAAPERAQGTGSNTLTDIYSLGRIFSLMTGAEKQPELDAIAAKASDEDSEQRYSSVSEMIDEIENYRAGLPVVTFADTPGYRLRKFMTREKALVGAAGAILLAIVGALLVTGIAYSRAEASRVVAEKRFTELRDLAHFQIFDLYDELDHVIGNTAARLALAERSQAYLVSLAESRSQDADLQLETAEGFLKLAKIQGIPAHPNFGEPEAASRNLDRAEALFGPLSKVGSARADIGLARLYAYRALLLAHGESKPDESKQAIAKADAALERVPVPQRDWRWMDARRIARVAALEWGDLELDSALIADTSDKLLADIEQWPRDKRGGYEERFDRTIGTYYKAIVQHNLGNDEGYRRAVDLYLKADGEYADILEDFPNDPMTLYWRGWNAYYGYAAAATLEDDPMATRLLAQARESVGKLIQIEEADNSLQTFDERLREAQAEYFANLGRYREAIPLMQQVIDGRVAKVERTHSARSTSDLAYGRAIFGSIYREAGKREEACRNWEEAERLMAQLAKRDELSNYVGVLRPGINANLDLCRAGAPVTRFQVLAEQ; translated from the coding sequence ATGGCCCTACTCGAAGAGGTGCTGGACCTGCCCTCCGAGGAGCAGAAGGCCTACATTGAGAACCACACCGGCGTGACCGAGGAAATCCGGAAATTCGCGCTCGCTTTGCTCGTATCCGAAAACCAGATGCGCGTCCCGATCAATACCGGCGGGGCGGGTGAGGCGCTGCGGGACGCGGACGAGGAATTCGAACCGCCCGACCTGCCTGGCTACCGCCTCGTGCGCCTGCTCGGACGTGGCGGTATGGGCGCGGTGTTCCTTGCCGAGCGGACCGCCCGCGACTTCCAACAGAAGGTGGCGATCAAGGTCATCAAGCCGGGCGTGCTGGGGGATACGCTGGTCGACCGCTTTCGCCGCGAGCGGCAGATTCTCGCCCGGCTCAATCATCCCAATATCGCCCACTTGCACGACGGCGGTGAAACCGAGGACGGGCAGCCCTATATCGTCATGGAATATGTCCAGGGACGCACGCTGCGCGACTGGATTTCGCAGGACGCGCCCAGCCTCGAGCGCAAGCTCGACTTGTTCCTGCAAGTGGCGCACGCAGTTGAATTTGCCCACCAGAACCTCGTCATCCACCGCGACCTGACACCGGGCAACGTGCTCGTCACGGATGGTGAGCAGGCCAAGCTGATCGATTTCGGCATCGCCCGTCCGCAATCCGACGAAAACGAGCATGCCAAACCGTCGCGCCTGACCGGGCTCAGCCTGACGCCGGGCTTCGCCGCACCAGAGCGCGCGCAGGGCACTGGGTCGAATACACTGACCGACATCTATTCCCTGGGCCGTATCTTCTCCCTGATGACGGGGGCCGAGAAGCAGCCCGAACTCGATGCAATCGCCGCCAAGGCTTCGGACGAGGACAGCGAGCAACGCTATTCCAGCGTCAGCGAGATGATTGACGAGATCGAGAATTACCGTGCCGGCCTGCCTGTCGTCACTTTCGCCGACACGCCCGGCTATCGCTTGCGCAAGTTCATGACCCGCGAGAAGGCGCTCGTCGGCGCGGCAGGGGCAATCCTGCTGGCAATCGTCGGTGCGTTGCTGGTCACCGGCATCGCATATAGTCGCGCGGAGGCCTCCCGCGTCGTGGCCGAGAAACGCTTCACCGAATTGCGTGACCTCGCCCATTTTCAGATCTTCGACTTGTACGACGAGTTGGACCACGTGATCGGCAATACCGCCGCACGACTGGCGCTGGCCGAGCGCTCGCAGGCCTATCTCGTCAGTCTCGCCGAAAGCCGCAGCCAGGATGCCGACCTTCAGCTCGAAACAGCCGAGGGTTTCCTGAAGCTTGCGAAGATCCAAGGGATACCCGCTCATCCCAATTTCGGCGAGCCGGAAGCAGCGAGTCGCAATCTCGACCGGGCCGAGGCGCTGTTCGGCCCGCTGTCGAAGGTCGGCTCGGCACGCGCCGATATCGGCCTCGCGCGGCTTTACGCCTATCGCGCGCTGCTGCTTGCCCACGGCGAGAGCAAGCCGGATGAATCCAAGCAGGCGATCGCCAAGGCCGATGCCGCGCTCGAACGCGTGCCGGTACCGCAGCGCGATTGGCGATGGATGGATGCGCGGCGGATCGCCCGCGTGGCCGCCCTCGAATGGGGCGATCTCGAACTCGACAGTGCGTTGATCGCCGACACGTCGGACAAGCTGTTGGCGGACATCGAGCAATGGCCGCGCGACAAGAGAGGCGGTTACGAGGAGCGCTTCGATCGGACAATCGGTACTTATTACAAGGCGATCGTGCAGCACAATCTGGGCAATGACGAGGGCTATCGCCGGGCGGTCGACCTCTACCTCAAGGCCGACGGCGAATATGCCGATATCCTCGAGGATTTTCCCAACGATCCGATGACGCTCTACTGGCGCGGCTGGAACGCCTATTACGGCTATGCCGCGGCCGCGACCCTGGAGGACGACCCGATGGCGACGCGGCTGCTGGCGCAGGCGCGGGAATCGGTCGGCAAGCTGATCCAAATCGAGGAGGCCGATAATTCTTTGCAGACCTTCGACGAGCGCCTGCGCGAGGCGCAAGCGGAATATTTCGCCAATCTCGGTCGGTACCGCGAGGCTATTCCCTTGATGCAGCAGGTGATCGACGGGCGTGTGGCCAAGGTCGAGCGAACGCATTCGGCGCGCTCGACTAGCGATCTGGCCTATGGAAGGGCGATCTTCGGTTCGATCTACCGTGAGGCGGGAAAGCGCGAGGAGGCTTGCCGCAACTGGGAAGAAGCGGAGCGACTGATGGCGCAACTGGCCAAGCGCGACGAGCTTTCAAATTATGTCGGCGTCCTGCGGCCGGGGATAAACGCCAATCTCGACCTGTGCCGCGCCGGCGCTCCGGTCACCCGGTTCCAGGTGCTGGCCGAGCAATAG
- a CDS encoding ECF-type sigma factor, with translation MDYAKLASDWQDGDREAGDELFHAIGDELRAIAAARLRQERNCSLSTGDLVNEAIIKLFRLNIMEIQSRAHILALASRLMRQILIDEARKRNRAKHHHTAITLTTNVAQWEVPLDLMTIEMALQDLFEIDEERAQIVEMRFFGGMSTGDIATVLGVSEPTVKRRWASTRAWLRHRLARA, from the coding sequence GTGGATTACGCGAAGCTGGCATCGGATTGGCAGGATGGCGACCGGGAGGCGGGCGACGAGTTGTTCCACGCGATTGGCGACGAACTGCGAGCGATCGCCGCGGCGCGGCTGCGGCAGGAGCGCAACTGCTCGCTATCGACCGGCGACCTCGTCAACGAAGCGATCATCAAGCTGTTTCGCCTCAACATCATGGAGATCCAGAGCCGCGCGCATATTCTCGCGCTGGCTTCGCGACTGATGCGGCAGATCCTCATCGACGAGGCGCGCAAACGCAACCGCGCCAAACACCATCACACCGCCATCACGCTCACCACCAATGTCGCGCAGTGGGAAGTGCCGCTCGATCTTATGACCATCGAAATGGCGCTTCAGGACCTGTTCGAGATCGACGAAGAGCGGGCGCAGATCGTGGAGATGCGCTTCTTCGGCGGCATGTCGACAGGCGATATCGCCACCGTACTCGGCGTATCCGAACCGACCGTAAAGCGCCGCTGGGCCTCGACTCGTGCCTGGCTCAGGCACCGGCTCGCTCGGGCGTGA
- a CDS encoding TolC family outer membrane protein, producing MIRKLAFLGCSALAIAAPARAETLQEALQSAYQTNPTLAAQRGQVRVADEDVPIARAAALPTLDGSATYQENVLKGDPSPSGFFSDPDRQVVAQLNADAPLFDFGAATNSIAAAKERVQASRLGLRSVESDLFVAVAAAYMGVLRDEAVVALNESNAEVMRFTLQETQERYRTGNRGPTDVAQAEARLALAQSQLESSRSDLIASRENYIKLVGHAPEDLERPPMLPQLPDTADAAVDIALDNNPEYLAALSQSRAAALDVDAVRAEGLPKLSAIGGLNQYDYLGSLQTGTGPRNGDQGTTAFIGMRLRVPFFQGGREMARVRQAQAKSSVAIERIYEAERATVADTRSAFASWQGAMRVIASAERGASANQRALMGLVAETKAGLRPLLDRLNAEQELLNSQVTLLTARRDAYVAGFDLLAAMGLAEAHHLNFDSAMLYDPAVNYDRVHARVFQFKPDPAPEARSTGTHETPKQDSAVDPSAELTIPVTPGAGR from the coding sequence ATGATCCGCAAGCTTGCCTTTTTGGGGTGCAGCGCCCTTGCCATCGCAGCGCCCGCGCGGGCGGAGACGCTGCAGGAAGCACTGCAATCGGCCTATCAGACAAATCCGACGCTTGCCGCCCAGCGCGGGCAAGTGAGGGTCGCCGACGAGGACGTGCCGATCGCACGTGCCGCCGCTCTGCCCACGCTCGATGGCAGTGCGACCTACCAGGAGAATGTGCTCAAGGGCGATCCCTCGCCGAGCGGCTTCTTCTCCGATCCCGACCGTCAGGTGGTCGCCCAGCTCAATGCCGATGCGCCCCTGTTCGATTTCGGTGCCGCTACCAATTCGATCGCCGCTGCCAAGGAGCGCGTCCAAGCGAGCCGGCTCGGTCTGCGCAGCGTCGAGAGCGACCTCTTCGTCGCGGTCGCCGCCGCCTACATGGGTGTCCTGCGCGACGAGGCGGTGGTGGCGCTCAACGAGAGCAATGCCGAGGTCATGCGGTTTACCCTGCAAGAGACGCAGGAGCGCTACCGCACGGGGAACCGGGGGCCGACCGACGTGGCGCAGGCCGAAGCGCGGCTGGCGCTTGCCCAGAGTCAGCTCGAAAGCTCCCGGTCAGACTTGATCGCTAGCCGCGAGAACTACATCAAACTCGTCGGACATGCGCCGGAGGATCTCGAACGGCCGCCGATGCTACCGCAATTACCCGACACCGCCGACGCGGCGGTCGATATCGCGCTCGACAATAACCCTGAATATCTCGCCGCCCTTTCGCAGAGTCGAGCGGCGGCGCTCGATGTCGATGCGGTGCGCGCGGAGGGGCTGCCCAAACTAAGCGCAATCGGAGGGCTTAACCAGTACGACTACCTCGGATCATTGCAGACGGGCACCGGGCCGCGCAATGGCGACCAAGGTACGACCGCCTTCATTGGCATGCGGCTGCGCGTTCCTTTCTTCCAAGGCGGGCGCGAAATGGCGCGCGTCCGCCAGGCGCAGGCAAAGAGTTCGGTCGCTATCGAGCGCATTTACGAGGCCGAACGCGCGACCGTCGCGGATACGCGTTCCGCCTTCGCCTCGTGGCAGGGGGCGATGCGGGTTATCGCCTCGGCAGAGCGCGGCGCGTCGGCTAACCAGCGCGCCCTGATGGGGTTGGTGGCGGAGACAAAGGCGGGACTCCGCCCGCTGCTCGATCGCCTCAATGCCGAACAGGAATTGCTCAATTCGCAGGTCACTCTGCTGACCGCGAGACGCGACGCCTATGTCGCGGGTTTCGACCTGCTGGCGGCGATGGGTTTGGCCGAAGCACACCACCTCAATTTCGATTCGGCGATGCTTTACGATCCTGCGGTCAATTACGACCGCGTCCACGCCCGCGTATTTCAGTTCAAACCCGATCCCGCGCCCGAAGCACGATCCACCGGCACGCATGAGACGCCGAAGCAGGATTCTGCCGTCGATCCCTCGGCTGAGCTGACGATTCCGGTCACCCCTGGTGCCGGCCGCTGA
- a CDS encoding efflux RND transporter periplasmic adaptor subunit — MEGRQKVYLGCGIAAFAVVVGALALNSDDAEGAANEARRAADLPVPRQVNLASDMPADLASPIAAPGLDAARPTDCLIEPSQVVKVNSGVEGVIQAIYVDRGDVVRRGQVVAQLRSDVDRAGAAAAQAKANNSYSVRAAETRAAYLEAVRRRSEQIGQYLAADKVEEAQSNARAAREERQALAEDQRVAQLEYVQSQRILAEKTVRSPVSGIVTERVMSPGEYRGPDASHIVTVAQVDPLFVEVFAPISELDAVHVGDPVKIIPEAPVGGEYTAKIKVIDRVFDAASGTFGMRLELPNPDYSLPAGLRCSIELASTKTGDGRKM, encoded by the coding sequence ATGGAGGGCAGGCAGAAAGTCTATCTCGGTTGCGGCATTGCCGCGTTCGCGGTCGTCGTCGGTGCTTTGGCACTGAATTCGGACGATGCCGAGGGCGCAGCGAACGAGGCGAGGCGGGCAGCCGATTTGCCCGTCCCGCGGCAAGTCAACCTGGCTTCGGACATGCCTGCCGATCTCGCCTCGCCAATAGCCGCGCCAGGACTCGATGCCGCGCGGCCGACCGATTGCCTGATCGAACCGAGTCAGGTTGTTAAGGTGAATAGCGGCGTCGAGGGGGTGATCCAGGCGATCTATGTCGATCGCGGAGACGTTGTCAGGCGCGGGCAGGTGGTCGCCCAGTTGCGCAGCGACGTCGATCGCGCGGGCGCCGCTGCCGCGCAGGCCAAGGCCAACAATTCGTACTCTGTGCGCGCCGCCGAGACGCGCGCCGCTTATCTCGAGGCGGTGCGCCGGCGGAGCGAGCAGATTGGCCAATATCTCGCCGCCGACAAGGTCGAGGAAGCGCAATCCAACGCCCGCGCCGCGCGCGAGGAGCGCCAGGCGCTGGCTGAGGACCAGCGCGTGGCGCAGCTCGAATACGTCCAGTCGCAGCGCATCCTCGCCGAAAAAACCGTGCGCAGCCCGGTCTCCGGCATCGTAACCGAGCGGGTCATGTCGCCGGGCGAATATCGAGGGCCCGACGCTTCGCACATCGTGACCGTTGCGCAAGTCGATCCGCTGTTTGTCGAGGTCTTCGCCCCAATCAGCGAGCTCGACGCGGTGCATGTCGGCGATCCGGTGAAAATCATTCCCGAAGCCCCGGTGGGCGGCGAATACACCGCCAAGATCAAGGTGATCGACCGCGTCTTCGATGCCGCCAGCGGTACGTTCGGCATGCGGCTGGAACTGCCCAATCCCGATTACAGCCTGCCAGCGGGGCTGCGCTGCAGCATCGAACTTGCGTCCACCAAGACGGGCGACGGGCGCAAAATGTGA
- a CDS encoding FadR/GntR family transcriptional regulator, protein MASAEQIYSSSTSEDATPARLAEKLARLIEDEIAINNLPAGGIVGSLRDLSERYSVGRAATREAVALLERRGLGRLRPGPCGGFVVAQPEADSIGTELANYFRLIEVTRRQIQDAYEAVDLTAAGAAARAETNEDLLEWLRTPQEFAGPQWHREIRRAVGRMSGEPVLELFVQCLNALTEPLVGSGAPDAESERSAAIEAGRLASAIEAGDGGAATAAAAHLHARLRTWLENADSRIELPDIETSRMADDRTLASLVARRIAAEVVRGSGSGQRLGSEWDLCERYSVSRTTLRQAIRQLQDSGLVECRRGRGNGLLTRDPRGTGSIRLVLAFLISRQMDPLNAGTFLFQLNRYVPALAVSRASPAQRVRLEKLLARVRRSVSIDRYDLLRLVQCVSQAANSPIIDLFSRCLAAYEARFHPQLMERLPTDVQSEYFDLLSSLMADFDDGSRWDIDRAKEQSAKVMLEMSRTRPI, encoded by the coding sequence ATGGCGAGTGCCGAACAGATCTATTCGTCCTCGACGAGCGAAGATGCGACGCCAGCGCGCTTGGCGGAGAAACTCGCCCGGCTGATCGAAGACGAAATCGCCATCAACAACCTCCCTGCGGGCGGAATCGTGGGTTCGCTGCGAGACCTGTCGGAGCGCTATTCGGTCGGTCGTGCCGCAACACGCGAGGCTGTCGCCCTGCTCGAGCGTCGGGGCCTGGGGCGACTGCGGCCCGGTCCTTGCGGAGGCTTTGTTGTCGCGCAGCCGGAGGCGGATTCGATCGGCACCGAACTGGCGAATTACTTCCGCTTGATCGAGGTCACGCGCAGGCAAATACAGGATGCGTACGAAGCGGTGGATCTCACAGCCGCCGGAGCCGCGGCCCGTGCAGAGACGAATGAGGATTTGCTCGAGTGGCTGCGCACGCCGCAAGAATTCGCGGGCCCCCAATGGCATCGCGAGATCAGGCGGGCGGTCGGGCGAATGTCCGGGGAGCCGGTGCTGGAGTTGTTCGTCCAGTGCCTGAACGCCCTCACGGAGCCGCTTGTCGGATCGGGGGCTCCGGACGCCGAGAGTGAGAGATCCGCGGCCATCGAAGCCGGACGTTTGGCCTCCGCCATCGAAGCCGGCGACGGCGGAGCCGCGACAGCCGCGGCGGCCCATCTCCATGCGCGCCTCCGTACCTGGCTTGAAAATGCGGATTCCCGCATCGAGTTGCCCGACATCGAGACCTCGCGAATGGCCGACGACCGAACACTCGCCTCGCTCGTCGCCCGGCGCATCGCGGCGGAGGTTGTTCGCGGATCTGGGTCGGGCCAGCGGCTGGGTTCGGAGTGGGACCTGTGCGAACGGTATAGCGTAAGCCGGACAACGCTCCGTCAGGCGATTAGGCAGTTGCAGGACAGCGGACTCGTCGAGTGCCGCCGGGGACGCGGCAACGGTCTGCTGACACGCGACCCGAGGGGTACCGGCAGCATCAGGCTCGTCCTCGCCTTCCTGATCAGCCGACAAATGGACCCGCTCAACGCCGGCACGTTCCTGTTCCAGCTCAACCGCTACGTTCCGGCCCTCGCGGTGAGCCGGGCCAGTCCAGCCCAGCGCGTGAGGCTCGAAAAGCTGCTGGCGCGGGTGCGGCGGAGTGTGTCAATCGATCGCTACGACTTGCTTCGCCTGGTCCAGTGCGTCTCGCAGGCAGCGAACAGTCCTATCATCGACCTTTTTTCGCGTTGCCTTGCGGCCTACGAAGCGAGGTTCCACCCACAGCTGATGGAGCGCCTGCCGACCGATGTGCAGAGCGAATACTTCGACTTGTTGTCTTCCTTGATGGCCGACTTCGACGACGGAAGCCGGTGGGACATCGATCGGGCAAAGGAGCAGTCGGCCAAGGTCATGCTCGAGATGAGCCGCACGCGGCCGATCTGA
- a CDS encoding spinster family MFS transporter — MADIANEPVPAGDAAGSGEHALLQPGYRRWVIFVLLLVAVMNFADRAILAVLAQPIKEDLHLTDTDLGLLQGLGFAILYSVLGIPLGMLAERTMRTRLLAACIAAWSIMTVACGFATNFATLLLGRVGVGIGEAGAQPISNSLISDHFRSERRGSMMAIILLGAPVGFLLGQSVGGILASQWGWRAAFYAMGVPGLVVALLVAFTLREPPRGMAESAISAPDEKAPGFLTVVHFLWAKPTFRQLLAGFVLAGFAMNAIANFVLPFYLRGFAVPLATIGLLFGVVSFFSNGIGMLVGGFGYDRLVRRDIRWAMWAPAIALVLCIPAYAGALLARDLYVSLGFVFVGNLILGTHMAQTMATMQNLAGPRMRAITAAIVALMVGILSAGLGPSVTGYLSDLFAARSFAGGDFFARCPGGRGEDGMGTVLDTACLVASTHGLRLALLGVLAVFAWAAFHYWLAGRRLREDLYFPPQP; from the coding sequence GTGGCAGACATTGCGAACGAGCCGGTTCCAGCCGGGGACGCGGCCGGAAGCGGCGAGCACGCGCTGCTACAGCCGGGCTATCGCCGGTGGGTGATATTCGTCCTCCTGCTGGTCGCGGTGATGAATTTCGCCGACCGGGCGATCTTGGCCGTGCTCGCCCAGCCGATCAAGGAAGACCTCCACCTGACCGATACCGATCTTGGGCTGTTGCAGGGTCTTGGTTTCGCCATCCTCTACTCGGTGCTCGGCATCCCCCTGGGCATGCTGGCCGAACGGACCATGCGAACGCGCCTGCTGGCGGCGTGCATCGCCGCTTGGTCAATCATGACGGTCGCCTGCGGCTTCGCCACAAACTTCGCCACCCTGCTGCTCGGCCGGGTTGGCGTTGGTATCGGCGAGGCGGGCGCACAGCCGATCAGCAATTCGCTGATTTCCGATCATTTCCGTTCCGAGCGCCGAGGGTCGATGATGGCGATCATCCTGCTCGGCGCCCCAGTTGGCTTCCTGTTGGGACAATCCGTAGGCGGAATTCTCGCCAGCCAGTGGGGCTGGCGCGCGGCCTTCTACGCGATGGGTGTGCCGGGCCTCGTCGTAGCGCTGCTCGTGGCTTTCACCTTGCGCGAGCCGCCTCGCGGAATGGCTGAAAGTGCAATCTCCGCGCCAGACGAGAAGGCTCCCGGATTCCTCACCGTCGTCCATTTCCTGTGGGCCAAGCCGACATTTCGCCAATTGCTCGCCGGTTTCGTGCTGGCCGGCTTCGCGATGAACGCCATCGCCAACTTCGTGCTGCCCTTCTACTTGCGCGGGTTCGCCGTGCCCCTGGCGACGATCGGCCTCCTCTTCGGCGTGGTGAGCTTCTTTTCAAACGGCATCGGCATGCTGGTCGGCGGTTTCGGCTACGACCGGCTTGTTCGGCGCGACATACGCTGGGCCATGTGGGCGCCGGCGATCGCGCTCGTGCTGTGCATCCCGGCCTATGCCGGAGCGCTGCTCGCCCGCGACCTTTACGTCTCGCTCGGCTTCGTCTTCGTCGGCAACCTCATCCTCGGCACGCACATGGCGCAGACCATGGCGACGATGCAGAACCTGGCCGGTCCGAGAATGCGGGCCATCACTGCGGCTATCGTGGCGCTCATGGTCGGTATTTTGAGTGCTGGCTTGGGACCATCGGTGACGGGCTATCTCAGCGATCTCTTCGCCGCTCGATCCTTCGCCGGCGGAGATTTCTTCGCCCGTTGTCCGGGCGGCAGAGGCGAAGACGGCATGGGCACCGTGCTTGACACAGCCTGCCTTGTCGCTTCCACACACGGTCTGCGCCTGGCGCTGCTAGGCGTTCTGGCGGTGTTTGCCTGGGCCGCTTTCCATTACTGGCTTGCTGGCCGCCGCTTGCGGGAAGACTTGTATTTCCCACCGCAGCCCTGA
- a CDS encoding LLM class flavin-dependent oxidoreductase — translation MQVFVFDWTAYAENVDKFRKDGELPRLGKAHFEPQVAIDTYRNHVEAWVELEKQGFDGIAINEHHGTPFGLGNSPNLMAAALSQLTEKIKILVYANLLPIHEPLRLAEEIAMLDCMTGGRLICGVGRGAPREYKIFNVPMDESRSRFNEAYEVMHRAWTQDSFSFDGEHYQFNDVAIWPRPVQQPHPPVWVPLTGSKETIEWAAEHDATITPGIFAGPVREDTLRYFAQCQAKYGRKVDPNKVSIMVDCYVADSKDQAIDEYGEHLMYLFNTLLRYDQVWQSDVKKTKYYSSTAFEHLRDGAKGTLAEDDTVFNEWDIDTVRGAAQHMPLGTADEIVERITAECSDAGANNVLLVINRGDMPHEKYMNQIRRIGEEVLPRLQAHNVTVVPHAELQDAAE, via the coding sequence ATGCAGGTGTTTGTTTTCGATTGGACCGCCTACGCCGAAAACGTGGACAAGTTCCGCAAGGATGGCGAACTGCCCCGGCTCGGAAAGGCGCACTTCGAGCCGCAGGTCGCCATCGACACCTATAGGAATCATGTCGAAGCTTGGGTCGAGCTCGAGAAACAGGGTTTCGACGGAATCGCGATCAACGAGCACCATGGCACGCCCTTCGGTCTGGGCAATTCGCCTAACCTGATGGCGGCGGCGCTTTCGCAGCTGACCGAGAAGATCAAGATCCTCGTCTACGCCAATCTCCTGCCGATCCACGAGCCGCTGCGGCTGGCCGAAGAGATCGCCATGCTCGATTGCATGACCGGCGGGCGGCTGATCTGCGGCGTGGGTCGCGGCGCACCGCGCGAGTACAAGATATTCAACGTGCCGATGGATGAATCGCGCTCGCGCTTCAACGAGGCCTACGAAGTCATGCACCGCGCCTGGACGCAGGACAGCTTCAGTTTCGACGGAGAACATTACCAGTTCAACGATGTGGCCATCTGGCCCCGCCCAGTGCAGCAGCCGCACCCGCCCGTCTGGGTGCCTCTGACCGGCTCCAAGGAAACCATCGAGTGGGCGGCAGAGCACGATGCCACCATCACGCCCGGTATCTTCGCCGGTCCGGTACGCGAAGACACCCTCCGCTACTTCGCGCAATGCCAGGCGAAGTACGGTCGCAAGGTCGATCCGAATAAGGTCAGCATCATGGTCGATTGCTACGTCGCAGATTCAAAGGACCAGGCGATCGACGAATATGGCGAACACCTTATGTACCTGTTCAACACGCTGCTGCGCTATGACCAAGTCTGGCAGAGCGACGTGAAGAAGACGAAGTATTACTCGTCCACGGCCTTCGAACACTTGCGCGATGGGGCGAAGGGCACGCTGGCGGAGGACGATACCGTCTTCAACGAATGGGATATCGATACGGTGCGCGGCGCGGCGCAGCACATGCCGCTGGGCACCGCCGACGAAATCGTCGAGCGTATCACCGCCGAATGCAGCGACGCAGGGGCAAACAATGTCCTGTTGGTGATCAACCGGGGCGATATGCCGCACGAGAAGTACATGAACCAGATCCGCCGCATCGGCGAGGAAGTGCTTCCCAGGCTGCAGGCCCATAACGTGACCGTCGTTCCGCACGCTGAGCTGCAGGATGCCGCTGAATAA
- a CDS encoding YciI family protein, with product MLKSYVALVERTEKWDRSKPAFEQEGFAEHAAYMEALEKSGMIAMAGLLAESELVLFVMRANDIDEVRAGFAGDPMQQSGLARVIRLEEAQFRIGTPEGTGPG from the coding sequence ATGCTGAAGAGTTACGTGGCGCTGGTGGAGCGGACCGAGAAATGGGACCGGTCCAAGCCTGCATTCGAACAGGAAGGCTTCGCCGAGCACGCGGCCTATATGGAAGCGCTCGAGAAGTCGGGCATGATCGCCATGGCCGGCCTGCTCGCCGAGTCCGAGCTGGTGCTGTTCGTCATGCGCGCCAACGATATCGACGAGGTGCGCGCCGGATTCGCCGGCGATCCGATGCAGCAGTCGGGCCTGGCGCGGGTGATCCGGCTGGAGGAAGCGCAGTTTCGCATCGGGACGCCGGAAGGAACCGGCCCGGGCTGA
- a CDS encoding CmcJ/NvfI family oxidoreductase, with translation MALTDDDGSGSNRVAATDLTAPMERAAMTDVKEKEPRAGQIESFVRYSERAADGGWIEKNGSYSFAMEDHDAVVRNARLADTSFETHGFTLEKHPVDIDWSNTEDFETRYYPQVCDLVKRVTGASEVFAFMGIWRGGEDEKGGGPALSAHVDFNEEALRMWIPRLAPGREEEIGRKRLMNVNVWRGTKPVENSPLAVCDRRSVDKGDFLRVCFGKQENGWKPGMPAGLNMAYNPNHEWYYFPDMQPDEALVFRLFDTADPDWKFTGHTAIVDPTADPDSPRRESFEVRTIAVFDE, from the coding sequence GTGGCACTAACTGATGATGACGGGTCCGGATCGAACCGCGTGGCGGCAACGGACCTGACAGCGCCGATGGAGAGGGCTGCGATGACCGATGTGAAGGAAAAGGAGCCGCGGGCCGGGCAAATCGAGAGCTTCGTCCGCTATTCCGAACGCGCGGCGGACGGCGGGTGGATCGAAAAGAACGGCAGCTACTCATTCGCGATGGAGGATCACGATGCAGTGGTCCGAAACGCGCGGCTGGCCGACACCTCGTTCGAAACGCACGGCTTCACGCTGGAAAAGCATCCTGTCGACATCGACTGGTCGAACACCGAAGATTTCGAGACCCGCTACTATCCGCAGGTCTGCGACCTGGTGAAGCGCGTCACCGGCGCCAGCGAGGTCTTCGCCTTCATGGGCATCTGGCGCGGCGGCGAGGATGAGAAGGGCGGCGGTCCGGCGCTGAGCGCGCACGTCGATTTCAACGAGGAGGCGCTGCGCATGTGGATTCCTCGCCTGGCGCCCGGCCGGGAAGAGGAGATCGGCAGGAAGCGGCTGATGAACGTCAATGTCTGGCGCGGCACCAAGCCCGTCGAGAACTCGCCGCTGGCGGTGTGCGACCGGCGTAGCGTGGACAAGGGCGACTTCCTGCGGGTCTGCTTCGGCAAGCAGGAGAATGGCTGGAAGCCGGGCATGCCGGCGGGCCTCAACATGGCCTACAATCCGAACCACGAATGGTACTATTTCCCGGACATGCAACCTGACGAGGCGCTGGTGTTCCGGCTGTTCGACACCGCCGACCCGGACTGGAAGTTCACCGGCCACACCGCCATCGTGGACCCGACCGCCGACCCGGATTCGCCGAGGCGCGAGAGCTTCGAGGTCCGCACCATCGCGGTATTCGACGAATGA